The following are encoded in a window of Poecile atricapillus isolate bPoeAtr1 chromosome 3, bPoeAtr1.hap1, whole genome shotgun sequence genomic DNA:
- the SOCS5 gene encoding suppressor of cytokine signaling 5 gives MDKVGKMWNNFKYRCQNLFSHEGGSQNESIVVNSNNCSSGKDKAIQITDLTQQPSSPLRENIALQLGLSPSKNSARRNQNCVTEIPQIVEISIEKENDSCVTTGARLARRDSYSRHAPWGGKKKHSCSTKTQSSLDTEKRFGRARSGLQRRERRYGVSSVHDMDAVSSRTVGSRSLRQRLQDTVGLCFPMRTYSKQTKPLFSNKRKIHLSELMLEKCPFPAGSDLAQKWHLIKQHTAPVSPHSTFFDTFDPSLVSTEDEEDRLRERRRLSIEEGVDPPPNAQIHTFEATAQVNPLYKLGPKLAPGMTELTGDKTITPPGNCDSEEDTTTLCLQSRRQKQRQMSGENHSHISRQGAWKVHTQIDYIHCLVPDLLQITGNPCYWGVMDRYEAEALLEGKPEGTFLLRDSAQEDYLFSVSFRRYNRSLHARIEQWNHNFSFDAHDPCVFHSSTVTGLLEHYKDPSSCMFFEPLLTVSLNRTFPFSLQYICRAVICRCTTYDGIDDLPLPSMLQDFLKEYHYKQKVRVRWLEREPIKTK, from the coding sequence ATGGATAAAGTGGGAAAGATGTGGAACAATTTCAAATACAGGTGCCAGAATCTCTTTAGTCATGAGGGTGGAAGCCAAAATGAGAGTATAGTTGTGAACTCCAATAATTGCTCATCTGGTAAAGACAAAGCCATCCAGATAACTGACTTGACTCAACAACCCAGCAGCCCTTTGAGAGAAAACATTGCTTTGCAATTAGGCTTAAGTCCTTCAAAGAATTCAGCAAGGCGGAACCAAAACTGTGTCACAGAAATTCCTCAGATTGTTGAAATAAGCATTGAGAAAGAGAATGACTCGTGTGTCACCACAGGGGCCAGGCTTGCTCGAAGGGACTCTTATTCTCGGCATGCTCCTTGGGGTGGGAAGAAGAAGCATTCCTGCTCTACCAAAACACAGAGCTCCCTGGATACTGAAAAAAGATTTGGTAGAGCACGAAGTGGTTtgcagaggagggagagaaggtATGGGGTGAGCTCAGTCCATGACATGGATGCAGTATCCAGCAGGACAGTAGGTAGCCGTTCTCTGCGACAGCGTCTCCAAGATACTGTTGGGCTGTGTTTTCCCATGAGAACTTACAGCAAACAGACCAAGCCTCTGTTTTCTAACAAAAGAAAGATCCATCTCTCTGAACTAATGCTTGAGAAATGCCCTTTTCCTGCAGGCTCAGATCTGGCCCAAAAGTGGCATCTGATTAAACAACACACAGCGCCTGTGAGCCCTCATTCAACTTTCTTTGACACATTTGATCCTTCCTTGGTTTCcacagaagatgaagaagacagGCTCAGAGAGAGACGTAGACTTAGTATTGAAGAAGGGGTTGATCCCCCTCCCAATGCCCAAATACACACTTTTGAAGCTACAGCACAGGTAAATCCATTGTATAAACTGGGACCAAAGTTAGCCCCTGGTATGACTGAGCTGACTGGGGACAAAACCATAACACCTCCAGGGAACTGTGACTCCGAAGAGGACACAACGACACTTTGCCTGCAGTCGCGCCGACAGAAGCAGCGTCAGATGTCAGGAGAGAACCACAGCCATATCAGCAGGCAGGGGGCTTGGAAAGTGCATACTCAGATCGATTACATCCACTGCCTCGTGCCAGACTTGCTCCAAATCACAGGTAACCCATGTTACTGGGGCGTCATGGACCGCTACGAAGCAGAAGCACTTCTGGAGGGTAAACCCGAAGGCACTTTTTTGCTCAGGGATTCTGCGCAGGAGGACTACCTCTTCTCGGTGAGCTTCCGCCGCTACAACCGCTCGCTGCACGCACGCATTGAGCAGTGGAACCACAACTTCAGCTTTGATGCCCATGACCCCTGTGTGTTCCATTCCTCCACTGTTACGGGGCTTCTGGAACACTACAAGGACCCCAGCTCCTGCATGTTCTTTGAACCATTGCTTACTGTATCTCTGAATAGGACCTTTCCCTTTAGTCTGCAGTATATCTGTCGGGCAGTAATCTGCAGGTGCACTACGTATGACGGAATTGATGACCTTCCTCTACCCTCAATGTTGCAAGACTTTCTAAAGGAGTATCACTATAAACAAAAAGTCAGGGTGCGATGGCTGGAGCGGGAACCtataaaaacaaagtaa